DNA sequence from the Methanolobus sp. ZRKC5 genome:
TCATAGATAGGATCCGTTCACACCACCTACCATCAATAGATCCAGAACTGAGTAGATTATAGTTATTAACCAAACTATTAATACTAATTGAGTATAACAATACTGTATGGCTAAACCCGAACAAATTCCGATAAAGCATCATCTTTCATCAGAAGAATTGCTTAAACATATTAAGTCATTAGAGAAAGACACACGAGTTCTACAACGTTTATATTTTGTTAAACATCGTTATGAAGGAGCTTCTGTTAATGAAGCAGCTAAACTTGTAGGGATATCAAAACCCGTTGCATATCAATGGCAAGAGCGGTGGAATCAAGACGGATATGAAGGATTAAAGCCTAGGTTTTCAGGAGGATGTCCTTCCAAACTCACTGATGATCAAAAAGAAAAACTAAGGGACATGTTACATGAAAGAGATGATTGGTCTACAAAAGAAGTTCAGGAACTCATTTATAATGAATTTAAGGTTCAATACACCATTAAGCAAATACTAGTGATCTTGAAGAAGTTTGGCATGCATCATGCCAAACCATATGCGCATGATTATCGAAGACCACAAAATGCAGAAGATTGTTTAAAAAAAACTTACCGTTAATCGATGATGATTGCGTTATCGGATTTCTTGATGAATCATCTCCCCAAACAACATCAAATACGGTTCGTTTATGGTCTTTCAATAAACCTGCCATCTTCAAAAACACAACCAGGATAAAAGCAAACTCCTTCGGTTTTTATGCATTGAATGGTAATTCTGTTATTGATTTCAAAGAACATTCAACCAAGGAGGATGTATGTTCGTTTTTATCAGCTGTTAAAAACAATAACATGGGAGAGAGAATCGTAATTATTCTCGACAATTTTAGATCACATCGAGCAAAATATACAGTGGAATTTGCACAGGCAAATGATATTGAATTGGTCTATTTACCTCCATATTCACCCGACTTGAATCCAATCGAATTCATCTGGAAAAGTGTCAAAAGAATTATTTCTCGCAATTTTGTGAAAGATCTGGATCATATGAAAAATCTGATTGCTGAGGAGTTTATTGATTGTTCATCAAAGATTAGCTTCGCAAGAAAATGGATTGAGACATTTCTGGATGATAAGTTAAAAATGTTAAGTTAGTAACTATAAATGGATACATCCCATGACCTTGAAAACCTTATCATCTACCATGTAATCTCCCTGGAATGTCACTCAGTCATAATCTATTTTACATGCAAGCAACCTCTGTTAATATGAAATTATTTATATTACCAATTGAAGTTGTGACCCCATCATGGAACTGACCTTATTCACAGATATCGGGATAATTTTCGGACTCTCTATAATCATCTTGCTGCTATTCACCAGGATGAAACTACCTTCTGTATTGGGATTCCTTGTTACTGGTATGCTGGCAGGCCCGCACTGGTTAGGAATAATTAGCAGTGTGCATGAAGTAGAAGCACTTGCAGAAATAGGCATTATTCTTCTTCTCTTCACTATAGGCGTAGAAATGTCTATCAAAGAACTCTGGGACATAAAAAGATCAGTCCTGCTTGGCGGAACCCTGCAGGTAACAACAACGATCCTGGTGGTTTACTATATTTGTATCTTTTTTGGCCTAAGCTCAGGAACAGCACTATTCATAGGTTTTCTCATATCATTGAGCAGTACTGCTATCGTTCTCAAATTATTTCAGGAAAAAGCAGAGATTGACACACCACACGGAAAAACATCCCTTGCAATACTGATATTTCAGGATGTAATTATCGTCCCGATGATACTCATAACACCAATAATAGCAGGTGCCTCTATAGAATCTATCGACACATTGCCCCTATTCCTGCTCAAAGCTATCGGGACAATAGCACTGGTCATTGTAAGTGCAAGATGGATAATTCCTGCATTACTATTCCAGATAGCAAAAACAAGGAACAGGGAATTGTTCCTTTTGAGTATCGTTTTCATTTGTCTGGCTACTGCCTGGCTCACTTCCAGTATCGGATTATCACTTGCCCTTGGAGCTTTCATGGCAGGACTTATTATTTCTGAATCTGAGTACAGTCATCAGGCCATGGGTAATATCATGCCATTTAGAGACGTCTTCATGAGTTTTTTCTTTGTTTCCATCGGCATGTTGCTGGACATCAGTTTCTTTACAAATAATGTAGTTTACCTGCTTGCTCTGGCGCTTGTGGTCATTGTCATAAAGTCTGCTACTGCCAGCCTTGCAACATTCATCCTGGGATATCCACTGCGTACAATAATCATCACAGGGCTGACACTTGCACAGGTTGGAGAATTCTCATTCGTGCTCTCAACCTTTGGTCTTGAATATTCCCTTCTTGACCAGAACATGTATCAGCAATTCCTGGCAGTTTCCATCATCACAATGGCGCTAACTCCCTTCATAACAGCATCTTCATATGGTATTTCAGATAGAGTAGTTAAAGCCGTCCCATATCAGAAACTCATTAATGGGTTCTACGCGAACGGTCTCACTGCAAAGAATGATGATGAAAAAATAAAGGACCACCTGATCATAATTGGGTATGGATTCAACGGCAAAACTTTATCGCATGCAGCGAGGAATGCAGGAATACCATATGTGATAATAGAAACAAACCCTGAAACAGTACGTCAGGAAAAGAAAAAAGGTGAAAAGATACACTATGGTGATGCAAGCCACGAGGCAGTACTTAATTCTACAAACATTGATTCTGCAAGAATACTAATCATAGGTATATCAGATCTTGTCGCTACAAGAAAGATAATCGACATGGCGAAAAGACTGAATCCAGATATCTACATAATCGCCAGAACCCGCTATGTAAGTGAAATGAAAAGACTCAGCGATCTTGGTGCAGATGAGGTAATTCCTGAGGAATACGAAACATCTGTTGAGATATTTGTTCGCCTGCTAAAAAAGTACCTCGTTCCCGAGGAAGACATTGACATATTCACAAGGGAGATACGTGCAAACGGATACTGCATGTTGAGGAAAGCCTATTCAGAAGAACAGGAAAGAAGCTTTAACTTAAAAGATGAGCTTCCGGGTGTGGAAGTCAGTACTTTAAAAGTAGGTGAAAGTTGTTTTGCAAACGGAAGAACGCTCAAGGACCTTAATATAAGGACAAAGCACAAAGCAACCATTCTGGCAATCCGCAGGAATGACACCACCATCACAAACCCTGACGGCGATATTTCCATATATTCAGGAGATATCTGTATCATTTTTGGAAAGCCAGAAGACCTACATAATGTTAGGGAATTATTCAAGAGACCATCCTGTGAAATGTAAATGAATAAACTCTGCCCCATGGCAGAAATTAGCTCAAAGTAAGTCACGTAATTTTGAACACCATTAAAAAACACATTGGTTTGTGAAATTAACATCAGTTTATTTTATATGTGAAAAACGTAAAGATAAAAAAGAGTCATGGGGACCCAAAATAAAATCAAAACCGTGAGTTAACAGCTCATCTTCATAAATGGAGGTAATGTCATGGGATGGAAATTATCAAGAAGAACACATCAACGCTTTAGGCATCTAAGAGTGTGGAGTACGACAAATCATTCAGATGAATCTTACAAATCAAAGACTCCTACAACGATATCTGAACAAAATTTACTTCCTATAAAGACTTTGGAACCATTGCCCATCAATAGCCTTGATGAAGTCGCAAAAACAAAAATAAGAAACATGGCGCAATTACCTATTCAGTGAATAATCCTCATATGAAAGGTGAAATTATCACCTTTCACCAGTTTTCAACGTCACAATGAAAAAGAATAAATTATCTGAATATGTTAAACTTATTCATGTTCAGCAAGCACAATGAATCCGATTACAAAGAAGTACTCTCCGGAATAGAAATGAAAACAATTGTTCACGGAGAAAAAACGCTCATGGTAGAATTCATCTTAAAAAAGGGAAGCATGCTCCCGGCACATGAACACATCCATGAACAGACAGGATACATGGTTTCAGGAAAGATGCTGCTCACAATCGGAGATGAAACTCATGATGTAATGCCTGGGGATTCATGGAACATACCATCAAATGTACCTCATTTTGCTCAAATCCTGGAAGATTCCGTGGCTGTGGAAGTTTTTTCACCTCGAAGGGACGAGTATCTGGAATAAATCCAATACATGAGGAACTATATCAAAGGAGAATAAATTTCCTTTGAATTTTTTATTCCATAATGACGGATAATGATACAATTATCCATTTATAATTTAATACATGAAAAATCAATTTTGGTCCGGCAGAACCTCTTCTTTTAATTGCTCATAGCAGTTTACCATCAATTCAGGAGTTGCTGCCATATCAATAATATTGAATTCAAAGAGTCTTGCAAACTCGTTTACCATGGGCTCGAACTGCTTTTCATAATGAAGACCTGTATTCATTTTAGCCACATTCTTGTATCCTGCATAATCAAAAACAAATTTTGATTTTTCGACATCATCAGGATCCGGAGTCATACCTGCAGAAACAACCATCTCACGCCAGTGGGCTGCCCACATTGGTGTCATGAAGAAAGTACCAACACCACGAAAACTCTTCAATTTCTCAAGATATGCAGCCCTGCCACCGAGTGCTGCACCAATACAATCGTCTATTACATCCCCATTGTCCTCTTTTAGTATATGGACCGGACATGGGAGATCAGCAAGTTCTTCATCAACTTTGCCAAGAACATTACCACAAAGACCGTAGAATAGGAGAATTCCATCAGAGTAGCCTGACATCTCACGTGCTTTGTTGTAAACAACTTCTTTGAGATGCTCAGGTTTGGCGTGCAAAGCAAGTTCAAGCATTTCCACAATTATAGTATAGTCATCGCCATTCAAATTATCTGGCAAACTGTTTTCTGAAACAAGCGTATAGTTGCAGCCAGCATCCCTTAGCTTATCAACAATTCCGTTACAATCGTCATTTTCCACAATTAACAGACTTTTTATTGAATTATCATTTTCAACAATATGGACGATCTCATCCTCAAACATCCTGCAGGCAATGAAGCTCAGTACTGACATGGAATATCATCTCCTTAAAAGGTAAGAAAATGTGATTTTGGATAGTATTATAATCTGGCGCTACGTACAGCAGGATGGATATAAACACAGCTGATAACAATAATTATTCAAGCTGGATGATAGGGAGGAATAATGAGCTACCTGTACCTGGCATTCGCCATAATATTTGAGATATGTGGAACGACATGCATGAAACTATCCGAAGGATTTACAAAACCACTACCATCTGCATTAATATTTATTTTCTACGGCATCAGTTTCATAGCATTCACCATTGCATTGAAAAAGATAGATGTGAGTGTTGCCTATGCTATCTGGGCAGGGCTTGGAGTAGCCATGATCTCATTGATAGGGCACTTTGGATTCAACGAACCACTGCCACCTATAAGAATAGTATTCCTAGCACTCATAGGCATTGGAGTGATAGGACTACATCTGAGCAGCAGCGTGAATTGACCTGGACATACACCCTACACCGCATACAACGTAACCATATTCATGCACCCCTGAGCATGTCTTTTTTGAACAGACCATATTCATCAAAACCCCTGTGGATAAGCACAAGAATACCCAAAAGTACATTCACCATGGTTGTCACATAGATAACTATCATAATGGCTATCTGATATTCTATTGCAACCAATGGACTTGCACCGGCAAGTATCTGTCCTGTCATCATACCCGGAAGAAAAACGATACCAATTGTAGCCATATTTGCAATAGTAGGTTTCAATGCAACCCTCATGCTTTTACGTAAATATGGGATTAGCGCTTCAGTCTTTTCAGCTCCCATGGACAGACGGAAAAGATAGCGGTTCTCATTTCTCTGGATTTCAGTACAAAAGTTATCCATCCCAACGACATTTGCTCTCAGTGAATTACCCAGCACCATACCGGCTATCGGTATGAAATAGCGTGCATCGAAGAGATCATTCAGGTCTATGATAAAATTATTGAAATAGAGAAGTATGGCATAGTTTGTAACAGCAAGAGAAATTACCAGTAATGGAAAAAAATGCCTGGTTTTGAGTTCAGCATTCTTCAGTACTGTATGGGATGCTACAAAGACCATGATAAGTACCCAGAGTACATTCAGCACTGCGTTGTTCAGCTCAAAGAGGAATGTGAGGAAAATACCCACAAAAGCCAATTGAAGAACCATCCGGATAGCACTCTCAATTGTAGATGATATTAATTTCAAATTTAGATAATAGCTGATAAGGATGGGAATGGCCAGAAGCAGAAATGTAAAAAACAGACCTGTTAGTCCTACTTCATATGTTTGCATTCAGTTTGCCTCCCTTGAAAAGTCAATGACCCTAATGTTTTCATTTTCCCACTCACGGTCATGAGATATGGAAAGTACGGTCCATTTCGGATTACAAAAGAATATCTCCACAACTTTCTGCTTTAAAGTACTGTCAAGTTCTGCTGTGACCTCATCAAGCAGAAAGATATCTTTCCCTGACAACAGAGCTACAACAAGGACAATCCTTTGCTTTTCTCCTCCGGAGAGTTTCATGTAGTCCTTGTTGAGAATATCATGATCTAAAGATAGATCTGCCATTACTTTGTCAAGCTGAGCACGGTAAAGAATATCCTTATTTGCCTTAAAAGAAAATATCTCATCTATAAGGTCACCTACTTTCCCATCACCAATATCCGTATCCTGAGATACATACATTATTCTTTTCCTGATGCTCCATATAGAATTGCTATCCACCTGGATACCATCAAAGAAGATTGTACCGGAATTTTGTACACCGAATCCCATTATCAACCTGAAAATAGTGGATTTTCCAATTCCTGATCTTCCTTTTATAAGGATCTTTTCACCTTTTGCAACAGAGAGATTAAAATCGGAAAGAATCGATTTTTCATCGTATTGGATAGAAAGATTTTGAATACTCAACATTTCCATGTGCAATTTTCTCCAGCCATAATAAATAGTCAATTCTGGTATAAAGGCTTTAAACAAGAATTTACATAAATTACTCCATGAGCAAGAACTCACTTACAGAAGGACAAAAAGCTCCTGATTTTTGCCTCCCAGACCAGAATGATAATGAAGTATGTCTGAAAGAACTTGCAGGTAAATGGATCGTTCTTTACTTCTACCCGAAAGACAACACTTCAGGATGCACGAAAGAAGCACAGGAATTTACAGCCTTACAAGAGGATTTCGGTGCGGAGAATGCAGTGATACTTGGAGCCAGCAAGGACAGCATTAAATCACATATCAAATTCGTTGAAAAGAAAGAAATTGGTATCACACTTCTTTCAGATGAGGAAAAAACCGTTCACCAGAAGTACGATGTGTGGAGAACAAAGAAAAACTATGGCAAAGAATATCAGGGAACTGTCAGATCCACTTTTTTGATTGATACAGAAGGCAATATTGCAAAAATATGGGATAATGTCAGAACAAATGAACATGCACAAAAGGTGCTTGATGCACTTAGAGAAATAAAAGAGAACTAATTTCGTAACTATTCAGCCTGATAAAAACGCTATCAATAACAATCTTGACAAAAAGTTGAAACGTAAATTTCATTAGGATCATTTATTTTGATTGTTGCTATTGATTGCTTTTTTGATTGTTAGATTGTTAGTGAGTAGACATCTCTATTTCGATGAAATCAGTACCAATAGGCAAATCGTGCCAGGCTGAATAGTTACCTAATTTCTATTCTTTTCTATTTTTGCGTGCTTGTGGATTTTGCATAGAGTACACTATTGGGTTTTGTTGTTGAGGTTTAAAAAAGAAAAAGCAACCCCCGGTTTATTGGGGGGTGCGGGTTTATTTTAGTCTATTAAGTAATCCTTACAACCTCTTAAGTCGAAGTCACAGTGACTGCAATTGTCCATTCCTTTCCGTCGCTAACTCTTGTAATAGAAAGAGTGTATGCTCCTGCAATTGTTGCAGCTGATGGAGAGGATATGACAAGGTCAGCACTGTCTCCTACATTGCTAACACCTACAGATATTACACTGGTATCATCATCCATAAGAGAACATACGAATAATGTTCCATCATCAGATGTGAAAGTCGGCAATAAATTAGTACCATCTGCATCTACCATTGCTGTTACACTGATAGTAGCTGACCCATCGTTGTTGTCAAATGTTGCAGTTGTTGGTGTAATAGAAGTCTGATCTTCACATAATGTAACAGTAATCGTTACATTGCTTGCTGGCATCTCAAAAGTGTATACTTCACCTGGTGTAAACACAGCTGTTGATACACTTCCACTACTTTCGTCTGTTACAGATATTGATTCAAACATTAGACCACTTTCAATACCTGAAATTTCTACACCCACTGGTTGTCCAGCTTGTGATGTATTTTCAGGATTTGTCGTCACTGTTGCATTTCCACCATCTACAGCTGCAACTGTAATTCCATAGGTCACAGATATATCATATTCTGATGTGTCACCATTTTCTGCAGTTACATTTAATATGTTTGCGTTTAAGACAATAGTCCCATTATTAAGTTGAGATTCGTCATATACTACATATGACTGTTGTGAGTCATCAGTAGATTCAATTGCGTCTATCAATTCAGCAACCGTTAATTGACCTGAAACGTTGACATATTCAGAACCATCCTCATTATTAAGGCCTGTAATAATAGATTCGTAACCAGATTTTACCTGTATAGTTGTAACTGAACTTGGAGCTGCTACGGTTACTGTTACAACATATTCTTGAGTGGTTGAATCAGCTGCAGTTACAGTGTAGGTAACAGGGTTTGTGTAGTTCTGAACTATTCCAGTATTAGGTGAAACACTAGCTCCGGTATGAACTATGGTTGGTGTCAATGATGTTACATCAGTACCATAAGGAACTGTCAGAGCTACGGTCTTTGCTCCTTCATCAACTGTACCAGTTACGGAAGGGGTAGCAAAGT
Encoded proteins:
- a CDS encoding cation:proton antiporter — its product is MELTLFTDIGIIFGLSIIILLLFTRMKLPSVLGFLVTGMLAGPHWLGIISSVHEVEALAEIGIILLLFTIGVEMSIKELWDIKRSVLLGGTLQVTTTILVVYYICIFFGLSSGTALFIGFLISLSSTAIVLKLFQEKAEIDTPHGKTSLAILIFQDVIIVPMILITPIIAGASIESIDTLPLFLLKAIGTIALVIVSARWIIPALLFQIAKTRNRELFLLSIVFICLATAWLTSSIGLSLALGAFMAGLIISESEYSHQAMGNIMPFRDVFMSFFFVSIGMLLDISFFTNNVVYLLALALVVIVIKSATASLATFILGYPLRTIIITGLTLAQVGEFSFVLSTFGLEYSLLDQNMYQQFLAVSIITMALTPFITASSYGISDRVVKAVPYQKLINGFYANGLTAKNDDEKIKDHLIIIGYGFNGKTLSHAARNAGIPYVIIETNPETVRQEKKKGEKIHYGDASHEAVLNSTNIDSARILIIGISDLVATRKIIDMAKRLNPDIYIIARTRYVSEMKRLSDLGADEVIPEEYETSVEIFVRLLKKYLVPEEDIDIFTREIRANGYCMLRKAYSEEQERSFNLKDELPGVEVSTLKVGESCFANGRTLKDLNIRTKHKATILAIRRNDTTITNPDGDISIYSGDICIIFGKPEDLHNVRELFKRPSCEM
- a CDS encoding cupin domain-containing protein; the encoded protein is MFSKHNESDYKEVLSGIEMKTIVHGEKTLMVEFILKKGSMLPAHEHIHEQTGYMVSGKMLLTIGDETHDVMPGDSWNIPSNVPHFAQILEDSVAVEVFSPRRDEYLE
- a CDS encoding DUF1638 domain-containing protein, which produces MSVLSFIACRMFEDEIVHIVENDNSIKSLLIVENDDCNGIVDKLRDAGCNYTLVSENSLPDNLNGDDYTIIVEMLELALHAKPEHLKEVVYNKAREMSGYSDGILLFYGLCGNVLGKVDEELADLPCPVHILKEDNGDVIDDCIGAALGGRAAYLEKLKSFRGVGTFFMTPMWAAHWREMVVSAGMTPDPDDVEKSKFVFDYAGYKNVAKMNTGLHYEKQFEPMVNEFARLFEFNIIDMAATPELMVNCYEQLKEEVLPDQN
- a CDS encoding multidrug efflux SMR transporter, which codes for MSYLYLAFAIIFEICGTTCMKLSEGFTKPLPSALIFIFYGISFIAFTIALKKIDVSVAYAIWAGLGVAMISLIGHFGFNEPLPPIRIVFLALIGIGVIGLHLSSSVN
- a CDS encoding ABC transporter permease, whose product is MQTYEVGLTGLFFTFLLLAIPILISYYLNLKLISSTIESAIRMVLQLAFVGIFLTFLFELNNAVLNVLWVLIMVFVASHTVLKNAELKTRHFFPLLVISLAVTNYAILLYFNNFIIDLNDLFDARYFIPIAGMVLGNSLRANVVGMDNFCTEIQRNENRYLFRLSMGAEKTEALIPYLRKSMRVALKPTIANMATIGIVFLPGMMTGQILAGASPLVAIEYQIAIMIVIYVTTMVNVLLGILVLIHRGFDEYGLFKKDMLRGA
- a CDS encoding ATP-binding cassette domain-containing protein translates to MEMLSIQNLSIQYDEKSILSDFNLSVAKGEKILIKGRSGIGKSTIFRLIMGFGVQNSGTIFFDGIQVDSNSIWSIRKRIMYVSQDTDIGDGKVGDLIDEIFSFKANKDILYRAQLDKVMADLSLDHDILNKDYMKLSGGEKQRIVLVVALLSGKDIFLLDEVTAELDSTLKQKVVEIFFCNPKWTVLSISHDREWENENIRVIDFSREAN
- the bcp gene encoding thioredoxin-dependent thiol peroxidase; this translates as MSKNSLTEGQKAPDFCLPDQNDNEVCLKELAGKWIVLYFYPKDNTSGCTKEAQEFTALQEDFGAENAVILGASKDSIKSHIKFVEKKEIGITLLSDEEKTVHQKYDVWRTKKNYGKEYQGTVRSTFLIDTEGNIAKIWDNVRTNEHAQKVLDALREIKEN
- a CDS encoding DUF5018 domain-containing protein; this translates as MKKVDLTVPYGTDVTSLIPTIVHTGASVSPNTGIVQNYTNPVTYTVTAADSTTQEYVVTVTVAANPAKAITSFDFATPSVTGTVDEGAKTVALTVPYGTDVTSLTPTIVHTGASVSPNTGIVQNYTNPVTYTVTAADSTTQEYVVTVTVAAPSSVTTIQVKSGYESIITGLNNEDGSEYVNVSGQLTVAELIDAIESTDDSQQSYVVYDESQLNNGTIVLNANILNVTAENGDTSEYDISVTYGITVAAVDGGNATVTTNPENTSQAGQPVGVEISGIESGLMFESISVTDESSGSVSTAVFTPGEVYTFEMPASNVTITVTLCEDQTSITPTTATFDNNDGSATISVTAMVDADGTNLLPTFTSDDGTLFVCSLMDDDTSVISVGVSNVGDSADLVISSPSAATIAGAYTLSITRVSDGKEWTIAVTVTST